From a region of the Salvia hispanica cultivar TCC Black 2014 unplaced genomic scaffold, UniMelb_Shisp_WGS_1.0 HiC_scaffold_375, whole genome shotgun sequence genome:
- the LOC125199087 gene encoding probable xyloglucan endotransglucosylase/hydrolase protein 7 encodes MGKLVWVIGLILCLVGLVKGRPATFLQDFRVAWADSHIRQIGGGIQLVLDRNSGCGFGSKYKYLFGRVSMKIKLVAGDSAGTVTAFYMNSDTDNVRDELDFEFLGNRSGQPYTVQTNVFARGKGDREQRVNLWFDPSADFHTYSIFWNHRIIIFAVDEIPIRVYKNNEARGVPFPKFQPMAVYSTLWEADDWATRGGLEKINWSKAPFYAYYKDFDLEGCQVPGPASCASNTRNWWEGAAYQQLSPVQAARYYWVRANHMIYDYCTDKSRHSVAPPECLAGI; translated from the exons atggGAAAATTAGTGTGGGTAATAGGACTTATTCTATGTTTAGTTGGATTGGTTAAGGGTCGTCCCGCAACGTTCTTGCAGGACTTCCGCGTGGCATGGGCCGACTCCCACATTCGCCAAATCGGCGGAGGAATTCAACTCGTTCTCGATCGAAACTCAG GATGCGGGTTTGGatccaaatataaatatttatttggacGTGTGAGCATGAAAATCAAGCTGGTTGCTGGTGATTCAGCTGGAACTGTCACTGCCTTCTAt ATGAACTCGGACACAGACAATGTAAGAGACGAGCTAGATTTCGAATTCTTGGGAAATCGGTCGGGACAACCTTATACGGTTCAGACAAATGTGTTTGCTCGTGGCAAAGGCGACAGAGAGCAAAGGGTTAACCTATGGTTTGACCCATCTGCAGATTTCCACACCTACTCCATTTTTTGGAACCATCGCATCATCAT ATTCGCGGTGGACGAGATTCCGATTAGGGTTTACAAGAACAACGAGGCTAGAGGGGTTCCGTTCCCGAAATTCCAACCGATGGCGGTCTATTCGACGCTATGGGAGGCCGACGATTGGGCGACGAGGGGCGGCCTCGAGAAGATAAATTGGAGCAAAGCCCCATTCTACGCCTACTACAAGGATTTCGACCTCGAGGGCTGCCAGGTGCCTGGGCCCGCCAGCTGTGCATCCAACACTAGAAACTGGTGGGAGGGCGCAGCCTACCAACAGCTCAGCCCTGTGCAGGCTGCGCGCTACTATTGGGTGCGCGCAAACCACATGATCTATGACTACTGCACCGACAAGTCCCGGCACTCGGTGGCCCCACCGGAATGCCTGGCTGGAATCTAA
- the LOC125199102 gene encoding homeobox-leucine zipper protein HAT22-like, which translates to MTKKLDVKQKAQHRPLVLGLGSIRGESKKSPPLTLSLFGETIDDLCGGQDSAASSLSNVSVKRERDEEVDETEDHRVSSDDDGPNGRKKLRLNKAQSALLEESFKHHTTLNPKQKQELARELKLRPRQVEVWFQNRRARTKLKQTELDCELLKRCCESLTDENRRLHKELHDLKALKLAAPLYMHLPPAATLAICPTCERISGTTASSEKAAKTPFAKPHFYNPFTNPSAAC; encoded by the exons ATGACGAAGAAGTTAGACGTAAAGCAAAAAG CACAGCACAGACCTCTAGTTTTAGGATTGGGATCAATTAGAGGAGAGTCGAAGAAATCGCCACCTCTGACTCTCAGCCTGTTTGGTGAAACCATAGATGATCTGTGCGGAGGGCAAGACAGCGCCGCCTCTTCCCTGTCTAACGTGAGCGtcaagagagagagggacGAGGAGGTCGATGAGACAGAAGATCACCGAGTTTCATCGGACGACGACGGACCAAATGGGAGGAAGAAACTTCGGCTTAACAAAGCTCAGTCTGCGCTCTTGGAGGAAAGCTTTAAGCACCACACCACTCTCAATCCC AAGCAAAAGCAAGAGCTGGCCAGGGAGTTGAAGCTGAGGCCACGCCAGGTTGAAGTTTGGTTCCAGAACAGAAGAGCCAG GACTAAGCTGAAGCAAACAGAACTAGACTGTGAGTTATTGAAGAGATGCTGCGAGTCGCTGACCGACGAGAACCGGCGTCTGCACAAGGAGTTACACGACCTCAAGGCCCTCAAATTAGCGGCGCCGCTCTACATGCACCTGCCCCCGGCCGCCACCCTCGCCATCTGCCCCACCTGCGAAAGGATCAGCGGCACCACCGCCTCTTCCGAAAAAGCAGCCAAGACCCCTTTTGCTAAGCCACACTTCTACAATCCCTTCACCAATCCTTCCGCAGCGTGTTAA